From Bacteroidota bacterium, the proteins below share one genomic window:
- the rodA gene encoding rod shape-determining protein RodA — METWFKEHIDYQTIGIVVLLLLISIASVYSATYDAGASVYFHRQLIWALMGFLIMFSIMLIPFRVLQFLSYPLYGISLAILVVVLVMGKVVAGSKSWFGVGGFGLQPSEIVKVTTILALASYLSQRHVSLQRLGDVVVTFGIVLVPVALILLQPDMGTALIYLGVLLVVVYWAGASNFMMLTLLAPVASAIASLFGTTAFVSVLVLTILVLLYLRENRLASATVFSGTVLIGVSVQYVVGKLHQYQQKRLITFLNPDSDPLGSGYNVIQSKIAIGSGGLFGKGYLQGSQTQLNFLPAQWTDFIYCVPAEEFGFVGAFFILSLLILLLFRGVRTASIVKSRYASIVAIGIVGALMIHILINIGMAMGVMPVIGVPLPFMSYGGSNLLTNMIMAGLLLNMYTNRKEY, encoded by the coding sequence ATGGAAACCTGGTTCAAGGAACATATCGATTATCAGACGATCGGGATCGTCGTCCTCCTCCTCCTGATCAGCATCGCGTCTGTGTACAGCGCGACCTACGACGCCGGCGCGTCGGTGTACTTTCACCGGCAGCTCATCTGGGCGCTGATGGGGTTTCTGATCATGTTCTCGATCATGCTGATCCCGTTCAGGGTGCTGCAATTCCTTTCCTACCCGCTCTACGGCATATCGCTTGCCATCCTGGTGGTTGTGCTCGTCATGGGAAAGGTCGTTGCCGGGTCGAAGAGCTGGTTCGGCGTGGGGGGATTCGGCCTGCAGCCCTCCGAGATCGTCAAAGTGACGACCATCCTCGCCCTCGCGTCGTACCTGTCCCAGAGGCACGTGAGCCTGCAGCGGCTGGGAGATGTCGTGGTCACGTTCGGTATCGTGCTCGTTCCCGTCGCGTTGATCCTCCTTCAACCCGATATGGGAACGGCGCTCATCTACCTCGGCGTGTTGCTGGTCGTCGTCTACTGGGCGGGCGCTTCGAATTTCATGATGCTGACCCTCCTTGCGCCAGTCGCATCCGCGATCGCCAGTCTCTTTGGAACCACCGCCTTCGTCTCGGTTCTCGTCTTGACGATCCTCGTACTCCTCTACCTGCGCGAGAACCGTCTCGCATCGGCGACGGTCTTCTCCGGCACGGTGCTGATCGGCGTCTCCGTTCAGTACGTGGTCGGGAAACTCCACCAATACCAGCAGAAACGGCTCATCACGTTCCTCAACCCCGACTCCGACCCCCTCGGATCGGGCTACAACGTGATCCAGTCCAAGATCGCGATCGGATCGGGCGGGTTGTTCGGAAAGGGATACCTGCAGGGATCCCAGACACAGCTGAATTTCCTCCCCGCGCAATGGACGGATTTTATTTATTGCGTGCCCGCCGAAGAGTTCGGATTTGTCGGAGCGTTTTTCATCCTCAGTCTTCTGATTCTCCTTCTCTTCCGGGGTGTGCGCACCGCGTCGATCGTCAAGAGCCGGTACGCGAGCATCGTCGCGATCGGAATCGTCGGCGCGCTCATGATACACATCCTGATCAATATCGGGATGGCGATGGGCGTGATGCCGGTGATCGGCGTCCCGCTCCCCTTCATGAGCTACGGCGGCTCGAATCTCCTCACGAACATGATCATGGCTGGTTTGCTCCTGAACATGTATACGAACAGAAAAGAGTACTAA
- the thrC gene encoding threonine synthase: MKFQSVRKKSPPVSFRDSLFRGIAPDGGLYVPESIPFLPRTLLDRIADESLHSVGEKVLTPYIDDIPPANLRTIVSKALNFPIPLVQLQDGIYLLELFHGPTLAFKDVGARFMANASSYFLSQEKKELTILVATSGDTGSAVAHGFHNVPHVTVYILYPSGQISKLQEQQMTTLGGNIRALEVKGTFDDCQALVKQALVDEDLLAAHGLTTANSMNMGRLLPQIVYYVSALSQLAQNQHGSAARPTLVVPSGNFGNLTAAAYAKRMGAPIGKLVAATNANDVVPKYLQSGVFTPKPSLRTLSNAMDVGNPSNFARLQNLYDDNIDRMREDIEAIPVSDPETLEEIRATYRSSKYILDPHTAVGVAAARKVMARGGNQNPIIVAATAHPAKFPEIVEGAIKEAVPLPAALKEALARPKQSTPIRANYGDLKDLLLAG, encoded by the coding sequence ATGAAATTCCAAAGCGTTAGGAAGAAAAGCCCGCCTGTAAGTTTTCGCGACTCCCTTTTTCGCGGGATCGCACCCGACGGCGGACTCTATGTCCCGGAATCGATCCCCTTTCTCCCCAGGACGTTGCTCGATCGGATCGCCGACGAGTCTCTCCACTCCGTCGGCGAAAAGGTCCTTACCCCGTATATCGACGACATCCCTCCGGCGAATCTCCGTACTATAGTAAGCAAGGCCCTGAATTTCCCGATTCCACTCGTGCAGCTTCAGGACGGGATTTATCTCCTCGAGCTTTTCCATGGCCCGACACTCGCATTCAAGGATGTCGGCGCGCGGTTCATGGCAAACGCGTCATCGTACTTCCTCTCCCAGGAAAAGAAAGAACTGACGATCCTCGTCGCGACCTCCGGCGACACCGGAAGCGCGGTGGCGCATGGTTTCCACAACGTCCCTCACGTCACAGTATACATCCTTTACCCTTCGGGCCAGATCAGTAAACTGCAAGAGCAGCAGATGACAACCCTTGGCGGGAATATCCGGGCGCTTGAAGTCAAGGGGACCTTCGACGACTGCCAGGCCCTCGTCAAGCAAGCCCTTGTGGATGAGGATCTGCTCGCAGCTCACGGACTTACAACTGCGAACTCGATGAACATGGGGCGCCTTCTGCCACAGATCGTTTACTATGTCTCGGCTCTCAGCCAGCTTGCACAGAATCAGCATGGTTCCGCCGCGAGACCGACGCTCGTCGTACCTAGTGGAAATTTTGGAAACCTCACCGCGGCTGCCTATGCGAAACGGATGGGCGCTCCAATCGGTAAACTTGTCGCTGCCACAAATGCGAATGACGTTGTTCCAAAGTATCTGCAGAGCGGAGTCTTTACTCCAAAGCCCTCACTGCGTACACTCTCGAACGCGATGGATGTCGGCAACCCAAGCAACTTCGCGAGACTTCAGAATCTCTATGACGATAACATCGATCGAATGCGCGAGGATATCGAAGCGATTCCGGTCTCCGACCCCGAAACGCTCGAAGAAATACGCGCCACATACCGATCCAGCAAGTATATCCTTGATCCTCACACTGCAGTCGGTGTCGCCGCCGCACGGAAAGTAATGGCTCGCGGGGGCAACCAAAATCCCATCATTGTCGCCGCGACGGCACACCCGGCGAAGTTTCCCGAGATCGTCGAAGGCGCGATAAAGGAAGCCGTTCCTCTTCCCGCTGCCCTCAAGGAAGCACTCGCGCGGCCCAAGCAAAGCACCCCGATCCGCGCCAATTACGGCGATTTGAAGGACCTCTTGCTCGCCGGTTAG
- a CDS encoding homoserine kinase, whose product MHPKSIRAFAPASISNLGPGYDVLGLAIDRPGDFVTAKRRKEPGLKFSVKTEQPGIPLDPGKNVAAYVSSLLLDEAKPPFGIDLVLDKKMPVGSGLGSSAASSAAAVFAVNKLLPKPLEKYGLLRFVVEGERMAAGSPHADNAAPSLLGGLWLIRSYDPLDAVSIPIRNSIVWVVVHPHLMVKTRDARNILPESVSLRKAVRQWGNVSGLTAGLIAGNLDLVGTCIEDVIVEPARARLIRGFGDVKTAALKAGAFGCSISGSGPSIFAVAPSMTAAKKIGLAMASAFRRSAHVRSEVYISKVNLAGTKAIWMK is encoded by the coding sequence ATGCACCCTAAATCCATCAGAGCCTTCGCCCCGGCCTCCATCTCAAACCTTGGACCCGGCTACGACGTCCTCGGCCTTGCCATCGACAGGCCGGGTGACTTCGTCACTGCAAAACGGCGTAAGGAACCCGGCCTCAAGTTCTCCGTAAAGACCGAGCAGCCCGGCATACCATTGGATCCAGGAAAAAACGTCGCCGCATATGTTTCCTCCCTCCTTCTCGACGAAGCGAAACCCCCGTTTGGAATCGATCTTGTTTTGGACAAGAAAATGCCGGTAGGCTCCGGCCTCGGCAGTTCCGCGGCGAGCAGCGCGGCGGCGGTTTTCGCCGTGAACAAACTTCTTCCGAAACCGCTCGAAAAGTACGGACTGCTTCGATTCGTTGTCGAGGGAGAGCGAATGGCTGCCGGATCACCCCACGCCGACAATGCCGCACCCTCCCTTCTGGGCGGCCTCTGGCTGATCAGAAGTTATGATCCGCTCGACGCCGTCTCGATCCCTATCAGGAATTCAATCGTATGGGTGGTCGTTCATCCCCACCTTATGGTGAAGACGCGCGACGCGCGAAATATCCTCCCTGAATCTGTCAGCCTGCGTAAGGCCGTCCGCCAATGGGGAAATGTCAGCGGACTCACCGCCGGGTTGATTGCCGGCAATCTCGATCTCGTCGGAACATGCATCGAGGACGTGATTGTTGAGCCGGCCCGCGCTCGCCTGATCCGGGGATTCGGCGATGTCAAGACCGCGGCCTTGAAAGCCGGGGCGTTCGGTTGTTCGATTTCCGGTTCCGGACCTTCGATCTTTGCCGTCGCTCCTTCCATGACGGCGGCGAAGAAGATCGGCCTCGCAATGGCCTCCGCCTTCCGGCGCTCGGCGCATGTTCGCAGTGAGGTGTACATCTCGAAAGTAAATCTTGCCGGGACCAAAGCGATCTGGATGAAGTGA
- the mrdA gene encoding penicillin-binding protein 2 has protein sequence MEAFEPSQRSNQFFILVGVLFLLLLGRLVQLQLLYSDVYGKKSEENSIRPIAHDPIRGFMFDRNARLLVDNRPSYSVTITPSEFRQSAIPLLSRILAVDSEFIMERVQKGRMYNRFAPAKIKRDIDFPTLSAIEENRDKLPGVDYQIESKRYYPTGAKAAHLFGYTKEITDQQLTTRGEEYHPGDLVGATGLEAAYEEFLRGQKGYEFITVNAKGQMLGPYNDGRNDIAAQEGNDLFLAIDGSVQALAESLLANRRGAVVAIDPDDGGVIALVSKPDYDLNSFGGVTPPDVWNALNTDSTKPLFNRATMTRYPPGSTFKMVLAAAAIEGNVVDPASRIFCTGGFRFGTRVFKDHGTHGSTNMMEAIQRSCNVYFYQVMLKVGFEAWTHYGEEFGFGSPTGIDILEETSGLLPSGAYFDRIYGEGRWTQGYLVSLAIGQGEVGVSPVQMAAYAAALGNMGYYRTPHVVQRIRDKATGEMSAVPFATRKIELSDRAWKVIREGMYKCVSEEGGTGAAAKVAGVAVAGKTGTAQNPHGADHAWFIGFAPVDHPKIAICVLAENAGFGGTVAAPIAGMCIEQYLYGKLIRNLPKSPSLMAAKSSAREAVTH, from the coding sequence ATGGAAGCATTCGAACCGTCCCAGCGGTCAAACCAGTTTTTCATTCTCGTGGGAGTCCTCTTCCTGCTGCTCCTCGGAAGGCTGGTCCAGCTGCAGTTGTTGTATTCGGATGTGTACGGAAAAAAATCGGAGGAGAACAGCATCCGCCCGATCGCCCATGATCCGATCCGCGGATTCATGTTCGATCGAAACGCCCGGCTGCTGGTCGACAACCGTCCCTCCTATTCCGTGACAATCACCCCCTCGGAATTCCGGCAGAGCGCAATACCGTTGCTCTCCCGGATCCTGGCCGTCGATTCCGAATTCATCATGGAACGCGTGCAAAAAGGAAGGATGTACAACCGGTTCGCACCGGCGAAGATCAAGCGCGACATCGATTTTCCCACACTATCCGCCATTGAAGAAAACAGGGACAAGCTACCCGGCGTGGATTACCAGATCGAATCGAAGCGGTACTATCCCACCGGCGCGAAGGCGGCTCACCTGTTCGGCTACACGAAGGAGATCACCGACCAGCAACTCACGACGAGGGGAGAAGAATATCATCCCGGCGACCTGGTCGGAGCGACCGGACTGGAAGCGGCATACGAAGAGTTCCTGCGAGGGCAGAAAGGGTACGAATTCATCACGGTCAATGCAAAGGGGCAGATGCTCGGCCCCTACAACGACGGAAGAAACGATATCGCGGCGCAGGAAGGAAACGATCTCTTTCTCGCGATCGACGGCTCCGTTCAGGCGCTCGCGGAGTCGCTCCTGGCGAACAGGCGCGGGGCGGTGGTTGCGATCGACCCGGATGACGGCGGAGTGATCGCGCTCGTCAGCAAGCCCGACTATGACCTCAACTCCTTCGGGGGAGTGACGCCGCCGGACGTCTGGAACGCCCTCAACACCGATTCCACCAAACCGCTCTTCAACCGGGCTACGATGACGCGCTACCCTCCCGGATCGACGTTCAAAATGGTTCTTGCCGCCGCGGCAATTGAAGGCAACGTGGTCGACCCCGCCTCGAGGATTTTCTGCACGGGCGGATTCCGCTTCGGCACCAGGGTCTTCAAGGACCACGGGACCCACGGCTCCACCAACATGATGGAGGCGATCCAGCGGTCGTGCAATGTGTATTTCTACCAGGTCATGCTCAAAGTCGGATTTGAAGCATGGACCCATTACGGCGAGGAATTCGGCTTCGGGTCCCCCACCGGCATCGACATCCTGGAAGAGACTTCCGGCCTCCTCCCTTCAGGAGCATACTTCGACCGGATTTACGGTGAAGGACGCTGGACGCAGGGATATCTCGTCAGTCTCGCGATCGGGCAGGGTGAAGTCGGCGTCTCGCCTGTCCAGATGGCGGCGTATGCGGCGGCCCTCGGCAACATGGGATATTACCGCACTCCGCACGTCGTTCAGAGAATTCGCGACAAGGCGACCGGGGAGATGAGCGCGGTTCCGTTCGCCACCAGAAAGATCGAATTATCGGACCGGGCGTGGAAGGTGATCCGCGAGGGCATGTACAAGTGTGTCAGCGAAGAAGGCGGAACGGGCGCTGCCGCAAAAGTTGCCGGGGTTGCGGTCGCCGGCAAGACCGGCACCGCGCAGAACCCTCACGGTGCCGACCATGCCTGGTTTATCGGCTTTGCGCCCGTAGACCACCCCAAGATAGCGATTTGCGTCCTCGCGGAAAACGCGGGGTTCGGGGGAACGGTCGCCGCTCCGATCGCCGGGATGTGCATCGAGCAGTACCTCTACGGAAAGCTGATCCGGAATCTACCCAAGTCCCCGTCGCTGATGGCGGCGAAAAGCAGCGCCCGCGAGGCGGTCACGCACTAG
- the thrA gene encoding bifunctional aspartate kinase/homoserine dehydrogenase I: MKVLKFGGSSLSTPERMRDVARIVLSASKKERVAVIVSAFQGITNQLLESARLAAAGNPAHRSVLRQIEHRHRDTLKKLRGGRVDRRTSQILDGWFRELRDLLHGIYLLRDCPPRAFDVAGSFGERMSALILASYLNRTHRAEFVDARGLVVTDDQFTQASVIFDRTNAAIRAHFKKLRPKSVIPVVTGFIGSTEDGRTTTIGRNGSDYSAAIFGAALGASVIEIWTDVDGIYSADPGVVPTAFVVPNISYEEAMELSYFGAKVLHSATIGPAVAKNIPILIKNTMNPAAPGSFVTKRPKEDDRVAKGITSVDGISLMTLRGISMVGVPGTAERLFRALASHQVNVILISQASSEHTICFAIKASDGATASRAIAHEFRYEFQHSLTSLDHKKGQTIVAIIGDGMKGVPGISGKVFQSLGQNNININAIAQGASERNISFVIDSVQGVRAVNVIHQAFFEKRKQLSLFVVGVGNIGSALLRQVRQQRPFLLKKGFDLRVCGIANSRHLLLKQNGLDLERWEEALQRAKERFDPLDAAQRIADLEMVNVALVDCTASSDLVDAYPDFVRANMHVITPNKKANVLPWKQYTTLVDLLQQRQKHFLYEANVGAGLPVISTLQDLVASGDTIVRIDGILSGTLSYLFNTYDGSGSFSALVRKALERGFTEPDPREDLSGKDVARKLLILARQLGFKVELKEIQVENLVPPPLRKGSFSEKFFERYTRFDRLLERRVKRAKANGAVVRYVGTLEGGIASAGLKEIPAHHPLAATKGSDNVIAFTTHRYSQTPLVVQGPGAGADVTAMGVFSDILKLLHYLPY, translated from the coding sequence ATGAAGGTTCTTAAGTTCGGAGGCTCCTCCCTTTCTACCCCCGAGCGGATGCGCGATGTCGCGCGCATCGTCCTTTCGGCTTCGAAGAAAGAGCGCGTCGCCGTAATCGTTTCCGCGTTTCAGGGAATCACGAACCAGTTGCTGGAATCGGCGCGCCTCGCCGCCGCCGGAAACCCGGCTCACCGGAGTGTTCTCCGGCAGATCGAGCACCGTCACCGCGACACGCTGAAGAAGTTGCGGGGCGGCCGCGTCGACCGGCGAACCTCGCAGATCCTGGACGGATGGTTCCGCGAACTCCGGGATCTTCTCCACGGAATCTATCTGCTACGCGATTGCCCCCCGAGGGCGTTCGACGTCGCGGGGAGTTTCGGCGAACGGATGTCCGCCCTCATCCTGGCTTCCTATCTGAACCGCACCCACCGCGCCGAGTTCGTCGATGCGCGCGGCCTTGTCGTGACGGACGATCAATTCACGCAGGCAAGTGTGATCTTCGACCGGACGAATGCCGCCATCCGGGCGCATTTCAAAAAGCTTCGGCCCAAGTCGGTCATTCCTGTCGTCACCGGATTCATCGGCTCGACGGAAGACGGCCGGACAACGACAATTGGGAGGAACGGCTCGGACTACTCCGCCGCAATCTTCGGGGCCGCACTCGGCGCATCGGTGATCGAGATATGGACCGACGTCGACGGAATCTACAGCGCCGATCCGGGCGTGGTCCCGACTGCGTTTGTCGTTCCGAACATCTCGTACGAAGAGGCGATGGAACTCTCCTACTTCGGGGCGAAGGTGCTTCATTCTGCGACGATCGGCCCCGCAGTGGCCAAAAATATACCGATCCTGATCAAAAATACCATGAATCCCGCCGCGCCGGGAAGCTTCGTCACCAAGCGTCCAAAAGAAGACGACCGCGTGGCAAAGGGAATCACCTCCGTCGACGGCATCAGCCTCATGACCCTCCGGGGAATCAGCATGGTCGGCGTTCCCGGAACGGCGGAGCGCCTCTTCCGCGCGCTCGCGTCGCACCAAGTGAACGTCATCCTGATCTCCCAGGCGTCGTCCGAACATACGATCTGTTTCGCCATCAAAGCCTCGGACGGCGCGACCGCATCGAGGGCGATCGCCCACGAGTTCCGGTACGAGTTCCAGCATTCGCTCACATCGCTGGATCATAAGAAGGGACAAACGATCGTCGCGATCATCGGGGACGGAATGAAGGGCGTTCCCGGAATTTCCGGCAAGGTCTTCCAGTCGCTCGGCCAGAACAATATCAACATCAATGCGATCGCCCAGGGAGCGTCCGAGCGCAACATTTCCTTCGTGATCGACTCCGTTCAGGGCGTCAGGGCCGTCAACGTCATTCATCAGGCGTTCTTCGAGAAGCGGAAACAGCTTTCGCTCTTTGTGGTCGGCGTCGGAAACATCGGCAGCGCGCTTCTTCGCCAGGTCCGGCAGCAGCGGCCATTTTTGCTCAAGAAGGGTTTTGACCTCCGCGTCTGCGGTATCGCCAATAGCAGGCACCTCCTCCTGAAACAGAATGGCCTCGATCTCGAGCGCTGGGAAGAGGCGCTCCAGCGGGCGAAGGAGCGGTTCGACCCTCTCGATGCCGCCCAACGGATCGCGGATCTGGAAATGGTCAACGTCGCGCTTGTCGATTGCACCGCGAGTTCCGACCTCGTGGATGCGTACCCCGATTTTGTCCGGGCGAACATGCATGTCATCACGCCGAACAAGAAAGCGAACGTCCTCCCCTGGAAGCAATACACGACGCTTGTAGATCTCCTGCAGCAGAGGCAGAAGCATTTTCTTTATGAAGCAAATGTCGGCGCGGGATTGCCGGTCATCTCGACCTTGCAGGATCTGGTGGCGAGCGGAGATACGATCGTCAGGATCGACGGCATTTTATCAGGGACGCTCAGCTATTTGTTTAATACGTACGACGGAAGCGGCTCCTTCAGCGCGCTTGTCCGCAAGGCACTCGAACGGGGATTCACCGAACCCGATCCGCGCGAGGACCTCTCGGGAAAAGACGTCGCCCGAAAACTCCTCATCCTCGCCCGCCAGCTCGGATTCAAGGTGGAACTCAAGGAGATCCAGGTCGAAAATCTTGTGCCGCCACCGCTACGCAAGGGCTCGTTCTCTGAAAAGTTTTTCGAACGGTACACCCGGTTCGACCGGCTCCTCGAGCGCCGCGTGAAGCGAGCGAAGGCGAACGGCGCGGTCGTGCGCTACGTCGGAACACTGGAAGGCGGAATCGCCAGCGCCGGCCTCAAGGAGATCCCGGCTCATCATCCCCTCGCCGCCACCAAGGGGAGCGACAACGTCATCGCCTTCACGACGCACCGATACTCCCAGACCCCCCTCGTGGTTCAGGGCCCCGGGGCCGGCGCAGACGTCACCGCGATGGGCGTGTTCTCGGATATCCTGAAGCTGTTGCATTACTTACCTTACTAA
- the mreD gene encoding rod shape-determining protein MreD, with protein MIFRYIRYGLISVVLILLQTKAMRLLSVEGISPDILTIWVVYIALKEGQLPATIWGFAIGLVFDLATGSFVGLSALTKTIAGFSSGYFYNENKTTTTLASYRFLLIVLLVSVLQNTFYFIIYAQGSEIGLLRAVLQVGLATAFYTTTWTLLPMFAFARKALR; from the coding sequence ATGATCTTCCGCTACATCCGATACGGCCTGATCTCGGTCGTCCTCATCCTCCTTCAGACGAAGGCGATGCGGCTCCTGTCCGTCGAAGGAATCTCGCCCGACATCCTGACAATCTGGGTCGTCTACATCGCCCTCAAGGAGGGACAGCTCCCCGCCACAATTTGGGGATTCGCAATCGGGCTGGTCTTCGATCTTGCCACCGGAAGTTTCGTCGGCCTTTCCGCGCTGACGAAAACGATCGCGGGGTTCAGCTCGGGATACTTTTATAACGAGAACAAGACGACAACCACTCTCGCGAGTTATCGTTTCCTGCTGATCGTCCTCCTTGTGTCCGTCCTTCAGAATACCTTCTACTTTATCATTTATGCCCAGGGGAGCGAGATCGGCCTCCTGCGCGCGGTGCTTCAGGTGGGCCTCGCGACGGCGTTCTACACCACGACCTGGACCCTCCTCCCGATGTTCGCTTTTGCGCGAAAGGCCTTGAGGTAG
- a CDS encoding ATP-binding protein — MAKRPQPKELPADRLRWHCKPSSIRVKTTDDATPTKEIIGQERALRALKLGLEMKYPGYNVFVTGFSGTGRMTTIKRLLADFKGKSASLRDRCYVHNFKNNDQPVLITLKAGEGSKFRQTMTDLIQDLAKNIPAAFERKRYKEERKRMMEHFQERQHSVLSDFEKKVKEKGFEVVQVQVGPAMRPDITPVVNSQPVSFDQLENLMTQGQITKEQIEQMTKDRGVLEGQMELVLRELRNIERKLKESLNELSERFILPLVKESIDEIREVYTDQKVLQYLEDVQRHIMEDLNRFRPQDEQPGAMMGLPGMPQEPDSFLEYQVNVVVDNSETKGVPIVIETNPRFRNIFGTIEREVDRNGVWRTDFTLIKPGSLLKADGGYLVINALDALIEQGVWQNLKRTLRNGLLEIQPLETGLFGASSAFKPEPVEIDVKVVMLGDASIYFLLYEQDDDFKKIFKVRSDFDTEMPQIRDSIDRYVSFMKMICDDEKLKPFDRSGIAAVIEHGVRLAGRQNKISTRFNLIADLMRESNYWAGKENKTPVTHAHVRKAIEERVERIKLAEEKMHELIMEGMIMIDSSDSVVGQVNGLTIYDMHEYMFGIPSRITAKTSIGRRGIINIERESGLSGPSHSKGVMIISGYLHGMYAQRRPLTMNASITFEQSYGGVDGDSASSTEIYAILSSLADVPLRQDIAVTGSVNQKGEIQPIGGVNQKIEGFFTICKARGLTGKQGVIIPKQNERDLMLRHEVVDAVRRGKFHVHSISTIDEGLEILTGHRAGRQLKGGSFEKGTLHEIVDRKLSEFSSHWNAMRD; from the coding sequence ATGGCCAAACGCCCCCAACCGAAAGAACTCCCGGCAGACCGTCTCCGGTGGCACTGCAAGCCCTCGAGCATCCGGGTGAAGACCACCGACGACGCGACGCCGACGAAAGAGATTATCGGACAGGAACGCGCGCTGCGCGCCCTCAAGCTCGGCCTCGAGATGAAGTACCCCGGCTACAACGTGTTCGTCACCGGCTTTTCGGGCACCGGGAGGATGACGACCATCAAGCGCCTGCTCGCCGACTTCAAGGGGAAATCGGCGTCCCTCAGAGACCGCTGTTACGTGCACAACTTCAAGAATAACGATCAGCCGGTCCTCATTACGCTGAAAGCCGGGGAAGGTTCGAAGTTCCGGCAAACGATGACCGACCTCATCCAGGACCTTGCGAAGAACATCCCGGCCGCGTTCGAGCGGAAGCGCTATAAAGAGGAACGGAAGCGGATGATGGAACACTTCCAGGAAAGGCAACATAGCGTCCTGAGCGACTTTGAAAAGAAAGTAAAAGAAAAGGGGTTCGAGGTGGTGCAGGTGCAGGTCGGACCAGCGATGAGGCCCGACATCACACCCGTGGTCAACAGCCAGCCGGTGAGTTTTGACCAACTCGAAAATTTGATGACGCAGGGTCAGATCACCAAGGAACAGATCGAGCAGATGACGAAGGACCGCGGCGTTCTTGAGGGCCAGATGGAGCTGGTTCTTCGCGAGCTCCGGAACATCGAGCGCAAACTAAAAGAGTCTCTGAACGAGCTCTCCGAACGTTTCATACTTCCCCTGGTGAAGGAGAGTATCGACGAAATCAGGGAGGTCTATACCGACCAGAAAGTGCTCCAGTATCTGGAAGATGTGCAGCGCCATATCATGGAAGATCTCAACCGTTTCCGGCCCCAGGACGAACAGCCGGGCGCCATGATGGGATTGCCGGGAATGCCTCAGGAGCCCGATTCGTTTCTGGAATACCAGGTGAATGTCGTCGTGGATAATTCGGAGACCAAAGGGGTCCCGATCGTGATCGAGACCAACCCCAGGTTCAGGAATATTTTCGGCACGATCGAGCGGGAAGTCGACCGGAACGGAGTCTGGAGAACGGATTTCACTCTCATCAAGCCCGGATCGCTCCTGAAAGCCGACGGAGGGTATCTTGTCATCAACGCGCTCGACGCGCTCATCGAGCAGGGCGTCTGGCAGAACCTCAAACGGACGCTGAGGAACGGGCTGTTGGAGATTCAGCCTCTCGAGACCGGACTCTTCGGCGCGAGCTCCGCGTTCAAGCCCGAGCCCGTCGAGATCGACGTGAAAGTCGTGATGCTCGGCGACGCGTCGATCTACTTCCTTCTGTACGAGCAGGACGACGATTTCAAAAAGATCTTCAAGGTGCGGTCCGATTTTGACACCGAAATGCCCCAGATCCGCGACTCCATCGACCGGTATGTCTCGTTCATGAAGATGATCTGCGACGATGAGAAGCTCAAGCCGTTCGACCGGTCGGGGATCGCGGCGGTGATCGAACACGGCGTGCGTCTCGCCGGGCGACAAAACAAGATTTCGACGCGGTTTAATCTGATTGCCGACCTGATGCGCGAATCCAATTATTGGGCCGGGAAGGAAAACAAGACGCCGGTTACGCATGCGCACGTCCGGAAGGCAATCGAGGAGCGCGTCGAACGTATCAAGCTCGCCGAAGAAAAGATGCATGAGCTGATCATGGAAGGAATGATCATGATCGATTCTTCGGACTCGGTCGTCGGCCAGGTGAACGGCCTCACCATCTACGACATGCACGAGTACATGTTCGGGATTCCCTCCCGGATCACTGCCAAGACGTCGATCGGAAGACGCGGCATTATCAACATCGAACGCGAGTCCGGCCTGAGCGGCCCCTCCCACAGCAAGGGTGTGATGATCATTAGCGGATATCTGCACGGGATGTACGCCCAGCGTCGGCCCCTTACCATGAACGCGAGCATTACGTTCGAGCAATCGTACGGGGGAGTCGACGGAGACAGCGCCTCGTCGACCGAGATTTATGCGATCCTTTCGAGTCTCGCGGATGTTCCGCTCCGGCAGGATATCGCCGTCACCGGTTCGGTGAATCAAAAAGGGGAGATTCAGCCTATCGGCGGCGTGAACCAGAAAATTGAAGGCTTCTTTACGATCTGCAAGGCGCGCGGGCTGACGGGGAAGCAGGGCGTGATCATCCCGAAGCAGAACGAGAGGGATCTCATGTTGAGGCACGAGGTCGTCGACGCGGTCCGCCGCGGAAAGTTCCATGTCCATTCGATCAGCACCATCGACGAGGGCCTCGAAATCCTCACCGGACACCGGGCCGGCAGACAGCTTAAGGGGGGCTCGTTCGAAAAAGGCACCCTCCACGAAATTGTCGACCGGAAGCTCTCCGAGTTCTCGAGCCACTGGAACGCGATGAGGGACTGA